One window of Athalia rosae chromosome 2, iyAthRosa1.1, whole genome shotgun sequence genomic DNA carries:
- the LOC110116778 gene encoding mitochondrial translation release factor in rescue codes for MKLTKTLQRVVQLKFTQMITSGSKDSAGFIGCHSSIRELDDCRTEKLLASRFETQNVSSRSMSSLKKFLDYSKVPKINEADIEIQYVRGSGPGGQATNKTNNAVQIKHKETGIVVKCHQTRSQWDNQKKAIQILTTKLDNLINGENSIEAQIKSIQSKKLASKEKKRRRLDELKAAFKEREGLK; via the coding sequence ATGAAGCTAACAAAGACCTTGCAACGAGTTGTACAGCTTAAATTTACGCAAATGATCACGAGTGGCTCTAAAGATTCTGCAGGGTTCATTGGCTGTCATTCATCAATTAGAGAATTAGATGATTGCCGAACAGAAAAACTCCTTGCCAGTAGATTTGAAACACAGAATGTATCGAGCAGGTCGATGTCGTCATTGAAGAAGTTTTTGGATTACTCTAAAGTCCCTAAAATAAATGAGGCAGATATTGAGATACAATATGTTAGAGGAAGCGGCCCAGGAGGACAAGCGACtaataaaacaaacaacgcAGTTCAAATCAAACACAAGGAAACAGGTATAGTAGTTAAATGTCACCAGACAAGAAGTCAGTGGGACAACCAGAAAAAGGCGATACAAATCTTGACAACTAAGTTGgataatttgataaatggAGAAAATTCCATTGAGGCTCAGATCAAATCTattcaatcaaaaaaattagctagcaaagaaaaaaaacggagaagatTGGATGAACTAAAAGCAGCTTTCAAAGAGCGTGAAGGACTCAAATGA
- the LOC105692502 gene encoding MIEF1 upstream open reading frame protein: protein MRTQVLRLYKDLLRYGQGLQYTDTALFKKRIKGNFRKNKTLVDAKDIEFQFQKGLKLLTDKRVI from the exons ATGAGAACACAAGTTCTGAGATTATACAAGGACTTGCTGAGGTACGGTCAAGGCCTACAATATACAGACACTgctttattcaaaaaaagaataaagggAAACTTTAGGAAAAACAAGACTCTAGTCGACGCCAAGGATATAGAGTTTCAGTTTCAG AAGGGATTAAAGTTACTGACTGACAAACGAGTAATCTAA